A genome region from Aliivibrio salmonicida LFI1238 includes the following:
- the gloA gene encoding lactoylglutathione lyase has protein sequence MANGRILHTMIRVGNLEDSIVFYTKVMGMDLLRKNTNEEYKYTLAFLGYGDESQGAVIELTYNWGTEEYDMGTAFGHIAIGVDDVYETCDVIKAAGGNVTREAGPVKGGSTHIAFVKDPDGYMIELIQNKSASAGLEG, from the coding sequence ATGGCTAATGGACGTATTTTACACACGATGATCCGTGTCGGTAATTTAGAAGACTCAATTGTATTTTATACAAAAGTAATGGGCATGGATCTTCTTCGTAAAAACACAAACGAAGAATACAAATATACTCTCGCATTTCTTGGCTACGGGGACGAATCTCAAGGTGCAGTAATTGAGTTAACCTACAATTGGGGAACTGAAGAGTATGACATGGGGACTGCTTTTGGTCATATCGCGATTGGTGTCGATGATGTCTATGAGACATGTGATGTCATAAAAGCCGCAGGTGGTAATGTCACTCGCGAAGCAGGTCCAGTAAAAGGCGGTTCTACTCACATCGCGTTTGTTAAAGATCCTGATGGCTACATGATTGAATTAATCCAAAACAAAAGCGCATCAGCAGGGTTAGAAGGCTAA
- the nth gene encoding endonuclease III, with product MNNVKRLEILTRLRAENPKPETELEWSSPFELLIAVLLSAQATDVSVNKATRKLYPIANTPQAILDLGVDGLKTYIKTIGLFNTKAENVIKTCRMLIELHDSVIPEDQDALEALPGVGHKTANVVLNTAFGWPTIAVDTHIYRVSNRTKLAMGKTVNDVEKKLLKVVPKEFKLDVHHWLILHGRYTCIARKPRCGSCLIEDLCEFSEKTES from the coding sequence ATGAACAATGTCAAACGACTCGAAATTTTAACGCGTTTACGTGCAGAGAACCCAAAGCCAGAGACTGAACTCGAATGGTCCAGCCCATTTGAGTTACTCATTGCCGTATTATTATCCGCTCAAGCGACAGATGTTAGCGTTAACAAAGCCACGCGTAAACTCTACCCAATAGCAAACACCCCTCAAGCTATTTTAGATTTAGGGGTTGATGGACTTAAAACCTACATAAAAACCATTGGATTATTTAATACCAAAGCAGAAAACGTCATTAAAACATGTCGTATGCTTATTGAATTACATGACAGTGTCATTCCTGAAGATCAAGACGCATTAGAGGCCCTCCCTGGAGTTGGCCACAAAACAGCAAATGTCGTTCTAAATACCGCTTTTGGTTGGCCAACCATTGCCGTTGATACTCATATTTATCGTGTATCGAATCGAACAAAATTGGCAATGGGTAAAACAGTTAACGACGTTGAAAAAAAATTACTCAAAGTCGTACCAAAAGAATTTAAGTTGGATGTTCATCACTGGTTAATTCTACATGGACGCTATACCTGTATCGCTCGAAAACCTCGTTGCGGCAGTTGCCTTATTGAAGATTTATGTGAGTTTTCTGAAAAAACAGAAAGCTAG
- a CDS encoding Na+/H+ antiporter family protein → MNPIILSVSVMLILALLRVNVVVALTFSALIGGLVGGLSLSDTIAAFEGGLGGGATIALSYAMLGAFAVAISKSGVTDLLAHSVIKRINGQENLHAATGLKYLLLCLILLITISSQNVVPVHIAFIPILIPPLIQVFNKLKLDRRLIACVLTFGLVTPYMILPVGFGGIFLNNILLKNLHDNNLDVVASQVPLAMALPALGMVTGLLIAVFISYRKPRTYADIDNEEMQAQNKTPVFNKRHIQISIVAIIAALSVQLATGSMIVGALAGFMVFTFGGVIAWKETQDVFTRGVHMMAMIGFIMISAAGFVAVMKATGGVETLVQALSTSIGDNKPLAALLMLIVGLLVTMGIGSSFSTIPIIATIYVPLAVAFGFSPMATIALVGTAAALGDAGSPASDSTLGPTSGLNADGQHEHVWETVVPTFLHYNLPLIAFGWLAAMTL, encoded by the coding sequence ATGAATCCAATCATTCTTTCTGTTTCAGTAATGCTTATCCTCGCTTTGCTTAGAGTTAACGTTGTCGTTGCCTTAACGTTCAGTGCACTAATCGGTGGATTAGTAGGTGGTTTATCATTATCTGATACAATTGCTGCGTTCGAAGGTGGTTTAGGCGGAGGCGCTACCATTGCATTAAGTTATGCAATGCTAGGCGCTTTTGCTGTTGCCATTTCAAAATCAGGTGTGACTGATTTACTCGCCCACAGTGTAATAAAACGCATTAATGGCCAAGAAAACTTGCACGCTGCCACAGGTCTAAAATACCTTTTACTTTGCTTAATCTTATTGATCACTATTTCATCTCAAAACGTGGTACCTGTACACATCGCATTTATTCCAATTTTGATCCCGCCTCTAATTCAAGTATTTAATAAACTAAAACTTGATCGTCGATTAATTGCTTGTGTATTAACCTTTGGCCTTGTTACTCCATACATGATTCTTCCTGTTGGCTTTGGCGGCATTTTTCTAAACAATATTCTTTTAAAAAACCTGCATGATAACAACCTAGATGTTGTTGCAAGCCAAGTTCCTCTTGCTATGGCTTTACCTGCTTTAGGCATGGTAACCGGTCTTCTTATTGCTGTGTTTATCTCTTATCGTAAACCTCGTACGTATGCCGATATTGATAATGAAGAAATGCAAGCGCAAAACAAAACACCGGTCTTTAACAAACGTCATATCCAAATATCAATTGTCGCTATTATCGCGGCTCTTTCTGTTCAATTAGCAACAGGATCAATGATTGTTGGTGCTTTAGCTGGTTTCATGGTGTTTACTTTTGGTGGTGTTATCGCTTGGAAAGAAACACAAGATGTATTTACTCGCGGTGTTCATATGATGGCTATGATTGGCTTTATTATGATTTCTGCTGCCGGTTTTGTAGCCGTAATGAAGGCAACTGGCGGAGTCGAAACACTGGTACAAGCCTTATCTACGAGTATTGGGGATAACAAACCGCTAGCCGCTCTACTGATGCTTATTGTCGGTTTATTAGTGACAATGGGCATCGGCTCATCGTTCTCTACTATCCCAATTATTGCCACTATTTACGTACCTCTTGCCGTCGCCTTTGGGTTCTCCCCAATGGCTACTATTGCCTTAGTGGGTACTGCGGCAGCACTGGGTGATGCAGGGTCTCCGGCATCAGACTCTACGTTGGGCCCAACATCTGGTCTTAATGCTGATGGTCAACATGAACACGTATGGGAAACCGTCGTTCCCACGTTCTTACACTACAACTTACCATTAATCGCTTTTGGTTGGTTAGCAGCAATGACCTTATAA
- the rnt gene encoding ribonuclease T, whose protein sequence is MSEVELHNQLKQRFRGYFPVVIDVETAGFNSKTDALLEICAVTLAMDDEGYLKPATTIHFHVTPFEGANLEQEALDFIGIRDPFSPLRGAVTEDVALKEIFKLIRKEQKQHDCRRAIMVAHNANFDHSFVMEAAERTKLKRIPFHPFCTFDTAAISGLALGQTVLAKACKTAGMDFDGKEAHSALYDTEKTAELFCHIVNKWKDLGGWPLAPEPENDTNNK, encoded by the coding sequence ATGAGCGAAGTAGAATTACATAATCAACTGAAACAGCGTTTTCGAGGCTATTTTCCAGTCGTTATTGATGTTGAAACAGCTGGTTTTAACTCAAAAACAGATGCACTTCTTGAGATCTGTGCGGTGACATTAGCAATGGATGATGAGGGTTACTTAAAACCCGCGACAACAATCCATTTTCATGTAACTCCGTTTGAAGGCGCAAACCTTGAACAAGAAGCATTAGATTTCATCGGTATTCGTGACCCATTCAGTCCTTTACGTGGTGCAGTAACAGAAGATGTGGCTTTAAAAGAAATTTTTAAACTCATTCGTAAAGAGCAAAAACAGCATGATTGCCGACGCGCTATCATGGTGGCTCATAATGCCAATTTTGATCACAGCTTTGTAATGGAAGCCGCTGAACGAACGAAATTAAAACGCATTCCTTTCCATCCATTCTGTACTTTTGATACTGCCGCAATCAGTGGCTTAGCTCTTGGTCAAACCGTATTAGCGAAAGCGTGTAAAACGGCAGGAATGGATTTTGACGGAAAAGAAGCACACTCTGCTCTTTATGATACGGAAAAAACAGCGGAACTGTTCTGCCATATCGTAAATAAATGGAAAGATCTTGGTGGTTGGCCTCTAGCGCCAGAACCAGAAAATGATACTAATAATAAATAA
- a CDS encoding DUF2753 domain-containing protein codes for MIELWEKHTILAEQSFKNEDFWRTILHYQQAYAISEELSKRNEGSLADQTTISIISCHNLAQFWRSQNDNQFELKYLQIASEKVLTLVPQCPRSDCESFISNLGCCKNALLDFMKRHPNPAIARHIQHIDHTVQCELIASFKLQ; via the coding sequence ATGATTGAACTTTGGGAAAAACACACCATACTCGCTGAACAATCTTTTAAAAATGAAGACTTTTGGCGAACAATTTTACATTATCAGCAGGCTTATGCTATTTCTGAAGAATTGAGTAAAAGAAACGAGGGCAGCCTTGCTGATCAAACAACTATCTCTATTATTTCATGCCATAACTTAGCGCAGTTTTGGCGAAGTCAAAATGATAACCAATTCGAGTTAAAATATTTACAGATTGCCTCAGAAAAAGTACTGACTCTTGTCCCTCAGTGTCCTCGCAGTGATTGTGAATCTTTTATCTCGAATTTAGGCTGCTGTAAAAATGCGCTTTTAGACTTTATGAAACGCCATCCCAACCCTGCCATTGCTCGACATATTCAACATATTGACCACACGGTTCAATGTGAACTTATTGCGAGCTTTAAACTGCAATAA
- the motY gene encoding flagellar protein MotY produces the protein MKKTLLTSALLMSTLIATPVLANKNYVAKPEQSKWAMLENSPLECRLSHNIPNYGNAEFSAYANKKMNLDFELKMNRPMGETRSVSLVSMPARWMPGDSADTMTNLKFFKQFDGYVGGSTAWSMLAELDNGRFPTFTYADWQSPKQIVEVGLSPVLFQEQYNVFSMCIANLLPYSFEDISFTILHFDKNSDELNKASKKRLAQIADFIKYTKDIDLVLVATYTDSSGAKNVNQQVSERRAVKLQNYFESIGLPADRIRVHSYGERRPIADNSTPIGKNKNRRVVISLGRTIL, from the coding sequence ATGAAAAAAACACTCCTTACTTCAGCGCTACTAATGAGTACATTGATTGCAACTCCTGTATTGGCAAATAAAAATTACGTTGCGAAACCAGAGCAATCTAAATGGGCAATGCTGGAAAACTCACCATTAGAGTGCCGTTTATCTCATAATATTCCAAATTATGGCAATGCAGAGTTCTCTGCTTATGCAAATAAAAAGATGAATTTGGATTTTGAACTAAAGATGAATCGCCCAATGGGAGAAACTCGTTCTGTTAGTTTAGTTTCAATGCCTGCTCGTTGGATGCCAGGCGACAGCGCTGATACCATGACAAACTTAAAATTCTTTAAACAGTTTGATGGTTATGTTGGCGGTTCGACGGCGTGGTCAATGCTTGCTGAATTGGATAATGGGCGTTTCCCTACATTCACTTATGCCGATTGGCAAAGCCCGAAGCAAATTGTTGAGGTGGGGTTGTCTCCTGTTTTATTTCAAGAACAATACAATGTATTTAGTATGTGTATTGCGAATTTATTACCTTACAGCTTTGAAGATATTTCGTTTACGATCCTTCATTTTGATAAAAACAGTGATGAGTTAAATAAAGCGTCGAAAAAGCGTTTAGCACAAATTGCCGACTTTATTAAATACACAAAGGATATCGACTTAGTGCTCGTTGCTACTTATACCGATTCAAGTGGCGCAAAAAATGTGAATCAACAAGTATCAGAAAGGCGTGCTGTAAAACTTCAGAATTATTTTGAATCAATAGGGCTACCTGCAGATAGGATCCGAGTGCATTCTTATGGTGAACGCCGTCCAATTGCCGATAACTCAACACCAATCGGTAAGAATAAAAACCGAAGAGTGGTTATCTCATTAGGTCGAACGATTCTCTAA